From a region of the Pieris rapae chromosome 22, ilPieRapa1.1, whole genome shotgun sequence genome:
- the LOC110998851 gene encoding uncharacterized protein LOC110998851 has product MEMLLIFLHCVNAFKEIYDVKIEFKSSNETIFNEFSITLDKINNYIAKDSINSEPKLKTNIINTNKYSEIAPLIQRNRNNDEIKHELDNFVLQRKQSHLTTVRFNFKPNINPEYAFVKNKEEKRDIKEMDRFKDRKDFNEEFKKKYIRELETNKISQEVNLNIYQRPEIEEVLKKQNFLVGRIMNLLKEEKKTLRTNFNTLLQEMDKLKNENVTHKQEVIQGSIKPATVVNIDETMVREALKKDPFVRRVLQMGKSKRDAYKKEARAFNKG; this is encoded by the exons atggaaaTGTTATTGATTTTCCTTCATTGCGTAAATG CCTTTAAGGAAATATACGATGTCAAAATTGAATTCAAATCGTCTAATGAAACAATATTCAACGAATTTTCAATAACTTtggacaaaataaataattacatagcGAAAGATTCAATTAATTCTGagccaaaattaaaaacaaatataataaatacaaataagtaCAGTGAAATAGCACCTCTTATACAAAGAAATCGCAACAATGATGAAATAAAGCACGAATTAGATAACTTTGTACTGCAACGAAAACAATCACATTTAACAACCGttagatttaatttcaaaCCAAATATAAATCCAGAATAcgcttttgttaaaaataaagaagagAAGAGGGATATAAAAGAAATGGACAGATTTAAAGATAGAAAAGACTTCAATGAGgaatttaagaaaaagtatATTCGCGAATTGGAAACCAACAAAATTAGTCAAGAagtgaatttaaatatctatcaaCGTCCAGAAATAGAAGAAGTGTTGAAAAAGCAGAACTTCTTGGTTGGTAGAATAATGAATTTGTtgaaagaagaaaagaaaacgtTGAGGACAAACTTCAATACGCTGTTACAGGAAATGGATAAACTGAAGAACGAAAACGTTACTCACAAACAG GAGGTGATTCAAGGTTCTATCAAGCCAGCAACAGTTGTAAATATAGATGAGACAATGGTTCGAGAAGCACTCAAAAAAGATCCCTTCGTGAGAAGGGTTTTGCAGATGGGGAAGAGTAAAAGAGACGCTTATAAAAAGGAAGCGAGAGCTTTCAATAAAGGATAA